The following coding sequences are from one Arcobacter nitrofigilis DSM 7299 window:
- a CDS encoding sirohydrochlorin chelatase — MVIEKLRKIMKALILVAHGSKKYKSNQEFKDLVEEIRKLNSIKYEKIETAFLEFAKPSIEEIVEQLNSKNITEISLYPYFLNSGKHVVNDIPNIIEELGSNYQNIKFKLFPHFGSSKKISTIISEEI, encoded by the coding sequence ATAGTTATTGAAAAGCTAAGGAAGATAATGAAAGCATTAATACTAGTAGCCCATGGTAGTAAAAAATATAAATCAAATCAAGAATTTAAAGATTTGGTAGAAGAAATAAGAAAACTAAATTCGATTAAATATGAAAAAATAGAAACTGCTTTTCTAGAGTTTGCTAAACCTTCTATTGAAGAGATTGTAGAACAATTAAATTCAAAAAATATTACTGAAATTAGTCTTTATCCATATTTTTTAAACTCTGGTAAACATGTTGTAAATGATATTCCAAATATAATTGAAGAATTAGGAAGCAACTACCAAAATATAAAGTTCAAATTATTCCCACATTTTGGCTCATCAAAAAAAATAAGTACAATAATATCTGAAGAGATATAA
- a CDS encoding ABC1 kinase family protein, with translation MNNYSPKRILSVFFFLLTIYLVIKRKESFLFLKPLKPKSLKNTIVKLGASFIKLAQVLATRSDFFSKDYLDELKNLHDQIPPMNEKSYEKIYNKAFKDLTFKSFDKKAIASASIGQVHVAYLNSGEKVAVKLRRDGIKKQILADIKIISFFNFLFKPLFSHYTKNSIEAVIVEFSKMIKEEVSLNKELANLKKFSHVYENSGIKFPKPYEEYCSDDAIVMSYEEGFRFDDKENIFKHKIDFKNIIAKLVDFYTTQMLINGYFHADPHPGNLLVNKKGELILLDFGMVKTVPNDKRIAIIELIKAANEQNYELYIAASKRLGTISYEAPTSELAEFTSNMFDIFSNDNLSSESMQKLAFEILETTRNMPFKLPSDAIYILRVSAIVEGLGTTYIENFNGIKDILPILQNNLPKALGAKDTITETIIDEVKDLPFFVKELKDVVKKASEGTLQIEVSNNQIEYLAKELKSYVKGITNSLILILSSFFILLYDKDLKSFALVLFLAGIIKLFYK, from the coding sequence ATAAATAATTATTCACCAAAAAGAATACTAAGTGTATTTTTCTTTTTATTAACAATCTATTTAGTTATAAAAAGAAAAGAGAGCTTTTTATTTTTAAAACCACTAAAACCAAAAAGTTTAAAAAATACTATTGTTAAACTTGGGGCTAGTTTTATAAAACTAGCTCAAGTATTGGCTACTAGGTCTGATTTTTTTTCAAAAGATTATCTTGATGAGTTAAAAAACCTCCATGACCAAATCCCACCAATGAATGAAAAAAGTTATGAAAAGATTTATAATAAGGCCTTTAAAGATCTTACTTTCAAAAGCTTTGATAAAAAAGCCATAGCTTCTGCTTCTATTGGACAAGTTCATGTGGCATATTTAAATAGTGGAGAAAAAGTTGCTGTAAAATTAAGAAGAGATGGCATAAAAAAACAAATTTTAGCTGATATAAAAATCATAAGCTTTTTTAATTTTTTATTTAAACCTTTATTTTCACATTATACTAAAAACTCTATAGAAGCTGTTATTGTTGAGTTTTCAAAGATGATTAAAGAAGAAGTTTCACTAAATAAAGAGTTAGCAAATCTAAAAAAATTTTCCCATGTATATGAGAATAGTGGTATAAAGTTTCCTAAACCATATGAAGAGTATTGTAGTGATGATGCTATTGTTATGAGTTATGAAGAAGGATTTAGATTTGATGATAAAGAAAATATCTTTAAACACAAAATTGACTTTAAAAATATTATTGCAAAATTAGTCGATTTTTATACTACTCAAATGCTTATAAATGGATACTTCCATGCAGATCCCCATCCTGGGAATTTACTTGTAAATAAAAAAGGTGAGCTTATTTTACTTGATTTTGGGATGGTAAAAACTGTACCAAATGATAAAAGAATAGCAATAATTGAGTTAATAAAAGCAGCCAATGAACAAAATTATGAACTCTATATTGCTGCTAGTAAAAGACTTGGAACCATATCATATGAAGCTCCTACTTCAGAACTTGCAGAGTTTACCTCAAATATGTTTGATATATTTTCAAATGATAATTTAAGTAGTGAATCTATGCAAAAACTTGCCTTTGAGATTTTAGAAACAACTAGAAATATGCCTTTTAAACTACCAAGTGATGCTATTTATATCTTAAGAGTTAGTGCTATTGTGGAAGGTTTAGGGACTACTTATATAGAAAATTTCAATGGAATAAAAGACATCCTACCAATCTTGCAAAATAATCTTCCAAAAGCCCTTGGGGCAAAAGATACAATAACGGAGACAATTATTGATGAAGTAAAAGATTTACCATTTTTTGTAAAAGAGTTAAAGGATGTAGTAAAAAAAGCTAGTGAGGGAACTTTACAAATTGAAGTTTCAAATAATCAAATTGAGTATTTAGCAAAAGAGTTAAAAAGTTATGTAAAAGGAATCACAAACTCTTTAATTCTAATTCTATCTAGCTTTTTTATTCTTTTGTATGACAAAGATTTAAAAAGCTTTGCTTTAGTATTATTTTTAGCAGGTATTATAAAACTTTTTTACAAGTAA
- the thiD gene encoding bifunctional hydroxymethylpyrimidine kinase/phosphomethylpyrimidine kinase: MKVVLTIAGSDCSAGAGIQADLKTFEAFGVFGCSVITVLTAQNTKGVTNIQEVSPSFIKDQIDAVLDDFDVACIKIGMLFSNDIIDVVRDSIKDLNIPIVFDPVFISKAGSKLLNEDAIENLKTLFPYSKVTTPNLYEAKELFGNDALKKIINIPCEILIKNHTQQIDNKKVSIDTLFYKNGQKKIFQSDFIDTSNTHGTGCSFSSAIAANLALGKTLEESISISKEFIFHAIKNAPSLGSGKGPIAHKVAGEIIN, encoded by the coding sequence TTGAAAGTAGTATTAACAATAGCAGGAAGTGATTGTAGTGCAGGAGCAGGTATTCAAGCTGATTTAAAAACCTTTGAGGCATTTGGTGTTTTTGGTTGTAGTGTGATTACTGTTTTAACTGCTCAAAATACAAAAGGTGTAACAAATATTCAAGAAGTAAGTCCATCTTTTATCAAAGACCAAATCGATGCAGTTTTAGATGATTTTGATGTAGCTTGCATAAAAATTGGAATGCTTTTTTCAAATGATATTATTGATGTAGTTAGAGACTCTATAAAAGATTTAAATATTCCTATAGTATTTGATCCTGTTTTTATATCAAAAGCTGGTTCAAAACTTTTAAATGAAGATGCAATTGAAAATTTAAAAACTCTGTTTCCATATTCAAAAGTTACTACTCCAAACTTATATGAAGCAAAAGAACTTTTTGGAAATGATGCTTTAAAGAAAATTATTAATATACCTTGTGAAATTTTAATAAAAAATCATACCCAACAAATAGATAATAAAAAAGTCTCTATAGATACTTTATTTTACAAAAATGGGCAAAAAAAGATTTTTCAATCTGATTTTATAGATACCTCAAATACCCATGGAACAGGTTGTAGTTTTTCAAGTGCAATTGCTGCAAATCTAGCTCTTGGGAAAACACTTGAGGAGTCAATTAGTATCTCAAAAGAATTTATTTTTCATGCAATAAAAAATGCTCCAAGTTTAGGTTCAGGGAAAGGCCCAATCGCCCATAAGGTAGCAGGAGAAATTATTAATTAA
- the hemH gene encoding ferrochelatase — protein MKKAVVLMNMGGPNNLDEVKVFLTNMFNDKYIIGAPQPIRAMIGFLITSMRNKEAKKNYALLGGMSPIVGHTKRLVRRLNERIEDKDVFYAMRYTPPFSKEVVKELKEYDEIIAFPMYPHYSSTTTKSSIEDFEKALKKAKINTPVKTINSYYDNEKYNKVIVERIKERLNGDNSEEFELVFSAHGLTQRVIDKGDLYQKHILANVECAKKELEKQGIKFKDIHVAYQSRLGPMEWLRPYMDDKLRELGDKVLVYPISFTVDNSETEFELVMEYKEIADEVGIKDYRVARAPNHHPLFMEALSELFEQAV, from the coding sequence TTGAAAAAAGCAGTAGTGCTCATGAATATGGGTGGACCAAATAATTTAGATGAAGTAAAAGTTTTTTTGACGAATATGTTTAATGACAAATATATAATAGGTGCACCACAGCCTATAAGAGCTATGATAGGATTTTTGATTACAAGTATGAGAAATAAAGAGGCTAAAAAAAACTACGCTTTACTTGGAGGAATGTCTCCAATAGTAGGTCATACCAAAAGACTTGTAAGAAGGTTAAATGAAAGAATAGAAGATAAGGATGTCTTTTATGCCATGAGATATACTCCACCTTTTTCAAAAGAAGTAGTAAAAGAGCTAAAAGAGTATGATGAAATTATTGCTTTTCCTATGTATCCACATTACTCTAGTACAACTACAAAATCTTCAATTGAGGATTTTGAAAAGGCTTTAAAAAAGGCAAAAATAAATACTCCTGTTAAGACTATAAATAGTTATTATGACAATGAAAAATACAATAAAGTAATAGTTGAAAGAATAAAAGAGAGATTAAATGGTGATAACTCAGAAGAGTTTGAATTGGTCTTTTCTGCTCATGGACTTACCCAAAGAGTTATTGATAAAGGTGATTTATATCAAAAACATATTTTAGCAAATGTTGAATGTGCAAAAAAAGAGTTAGAAAAACAAGGAATAAAATTCAAAGATATCCATGTAGCTTATCAATCAAGACTTGGACCTATGGAGTGGCTTAGACCTTATATGGATGATAAGTTAAGAGAACTTGGAGATAAAGTTTTAGTCTATCCTATCTCATTTACAGTAGATAATTCAGAAACAGAATTTGAACTTGTAATGGAGTATAAAGAGATAGCTGATGAGGTAGGAATAAAAGATTATAGAGTTGCCCGTGCTCCAAATCATCATCCACTTTTTATGGAAGCGTTAAGTGAGCTTTTTGAGCAGGCAGTATAA
- a CDS encoding SRPBCC family protein — protein MKKYEKTSLISCTLDELFEFHLDSNNIKKITPKDTKVELLSKDFVPSEGKVLKIKTTKFCIPTLWEVEISLIKKPSMLVDTAVQSPFEFWRHSHIFTKKGNVCELKDVIEYEMPFGFIGNIFSTFMEKQLDNMFSYRHKQTKLILEKKDEA, from the coding sequence ATGAAAAAATACGAAAAAACATCACTCATCTCCTGTACATTAGATGAATTATTTGAGTTTCATTTAGATTCAAATAACATAAAAAAAATTACCCCAAAAGATACAAAAGTAGAACTCCTTAGTAAAGATTTTGTACCAAGTGAAGGCAAAGTCTTAAAAATAAAAACTACAAAATTTTGTATACCAACTTTATGGGAAGTTGAAATTAGTTTGATAAAAAAACCAAGTATGTTAGTTGATACAGCAGTTCAGTCACCCTTTGAGTTTTGGAGACATTCTCATATCTTTACAAAAAAAGGAAATGTTTGTGAATTAAAAGATGTGATTGAATATGAAATGCCATTTGGTTTTATAGGAAATATTTTTTCTACTTTTATGGAAAAACAACTTGATAATATGTTTTCATATAGACATAAACAAACAAAATTGATATTAGAAAAGAAGGATGAAGCTTGA
- a CDS encoding methyl-accepting chemotaxis protein — MLKSLSIKARLLLIVISSIVIVSAVMLAQSVISLQETSATVIEKFKQNAYATKEEELKNYVSLVMKTVESYYARTAPEKIKVEVQARLKEQTEFMLSIMQGEYDKYNGKVPEDELRNIIKTSVQKARYGSTGYFWINDLDAKIIMHPIKPALDGKDMSEYRDKGGKRIFYEFAQVAKKSGSGFVDYVWPKPGFEKPQEKVSFVKLFEPFGWVIGTGEYVDNVTDKLKKEALNAISQMKYGKAGYYWINDSNHVVVMHAMKPSLVGKDMSDLQDPKGKYIYREIVKTANEKEEGGLVKYMWPKPGKKLDQPKFSYVQRFAPWDWIIGTGAYVDDIEDKILQMHDETEAQIEAVIIRNCVIIFVIMVILAIVMGMLSNRSIFVPLNKFQDGLLGFFRYLNKEQPDVDNLDDSANDEIGAMAKIINQNLGKTKSLIKQDDELIQDVTRVVGEIEKGYLFNRVEKRTENESLQKLQNKLNEMLDNLETNIGKDTNVILDCLSKYGKLDFRDNIQNAQGKVEVAINELSDIINNMLKENKQNGLTLDASSDILLKNVDTLNKNSTSTAASLEETAAALEEITSAIVSNTNNISTMAIYSDELVDSINLGKTLAESTVVAMDEINSQTEAIADAIVLIDQIAFQTNILSLNAAVEAATAGEAGKGFAVVAQEVRNLASRSADAAKEIKALVENATQKTNAGKEGTDKMIKGYETLHLNIKKTTETIQSIAESSKEQRAGIEQINDAVNRLDQQTQENVSISNTTHAIAVETDELAKLIVTVTNEKEFRGKNDLKAKISNYETPKVTIPAKKVEVKKTEVKKVEKPSDTKKEVKREDSSKIESKPKVEIIKSQSSSDDEWESF; from the coding sequence ATGTTAAAATCATTGTCGATAAAAGCAAGGCTTTTACTTATAGTTATAAGTTCTATAGTTATTGTTTCTGCCGTTATGCTTGCACAATCGGTAATTTCTTTACAGGAGACATCGGCAACTGTAATAGAAAAGTTTAAACAAAATGCTTATGCTACAAAAGAAGAGGAACTAAAAAACTATGTTTCCTTAGTTATGAAAACAGTAGAGTCTTACTATGCAAGAACAGCCCCTGAAAAAATAAAAGTTGAAGTTCAAGCTAGACTAAAAGAACAAACTGAATTTATGTTATCAATCATGCAAGGGGAGTATGACAAGTATAACGGAAAAGTACCTGAAGATGAATTGAGAAATATCATTAAAACTTCAGTACAAAAAGCAAGATACGGAAGTACAGGATATTTTTGGATAAATGATTTAGATGCAAAAATTATCATGCACCCAATAAAACCAGCTTTAGATGGTAAAGATATGTCTGAGTATAGAGATAAGGGTGGGAAAAGAATTTTTTATGAATTTGCACAAGTTGCAAAAAAATCAGGTTCTGGATTTGTTGATTATGTTTGGCCAAAGCCAGGTTTTGAAAAACCTCAAGAAAAGGTATCTTTTGTAAAACTTTTTGAACCCTTTGGTTGGGTTATAGGTACTGGTGAATATGTTGATAATGTAACTGATAAATTAAAAAAAGAAGCACTAAACGCAATATCACAAATGAAGTACGGTAAAGCTGGTTACTATTGGATTAATGACTCAAATCATGTAGTAGTAATGCACGCAATGAAACCATCTTTAGTGGGTAAAGATATGTCTGATTTACAAGATCCAAAGGGTAAATACATATATCGAGAAATCGTTAAAACAGCTAATGAAAAAGAAGAGGGTGGCTTGGTTAAATATATGTGGCCAAAACCTGGTAAGAAGCTTGATCAACCTAAATTTTCATATGTTCAAAGATTTGCTCCTTGGGATTGGATTATTGGAACAGGTGCATATGTAGATGATATTGAAGATAAAATTTTACAAATGCATGATGAAACAGAAGCTCAAATAGAAGCGGTGATTATAAGAAATTGTGTAATTATTTTTGTTATTATGGTTATCTTAGCAATAGTTATGGGTATGTTATCTAATAGATCTATTTTTGTGCCTTTAAATAAATTCCAAGATGGATTATTAGGATTCTTTAGATATTTAAATAAAGAGCAACCTGATGTTGATAATCTTGATGATTCAGCAAATGATGAAATTGGAGCGATGGCAAAAATTATAAATCAAAATCTAGGAAAAACAAAATCTTTAATTAAACAAGATGATGAATTAATTCAAGATGTCACAAGAGTAGTTGGAGAGATAGAAAAAGGGTATTTATTTAACAGAGTTGAGAAAAGAACAGAAAATGAGTCTTTACAAAAACTTCAAAATAAACTAAATGAAATGTTAGATAATCTTGAGACTAATATTGGTAAAGATACAAATGTTATTTTAGATTGTTTATCAAAATATGGAAAACTTGATTTTAGAGATAATATACAAAATGCTCAAGGAAAAGTTGAAGTAGCAATAAATGAGTTGTCGGATATTATTAATAATATGTTAAAAGAGAATAAACAAAATGGTTTAACATTAGATGCAAGTTCAGATATTCTACTTAAAAATGTTGATACTTTAAATAAAAACTCTACTTCAACTGCTGCTTCATTGGAAGAAACAGCAGCAGCACTAGAAGAGATAACTTCTGCAATTGTTAGTAATACAAATAATATTTCTACAATGGCAATATATTCTGATGAATTGGTTGATTCTATTAATTTAGGTAAAACTTTAGCTGAGTCAACTGTTGTTGCGATGGATGAGATTAATAGTCAAACAGAAGCAATTGCTGATGCAATTGTATTAATTGATCAAATAGCCTTCCAAACAAATATTTTATCTTTAAATGCAGCTGTAGAAGCTGCAACTGCAGGTGAAGCTGGAAAAGGATTTGCTGTAGTTGCCCAAGAAGTTAGAAATCTCGCATCAAGAAGTGCGGATGCTGCAAAAGAGATAAAAGCTTTAGTAGAAAATGCAACACAAAAAACAAATGCAGGTAAAGAGGGAACTGATAAGATGATTAAAGGTTATGAGACCTTACATTTAAATATCAAAAAAACAACAGAAACTATACAATCAATTGCTGAATCATCAAAAGAACAAAGAGCAGGTATCGAGCAGATAAATGATGCAGTAAATAGATTAGATCAACAAACACAAGAAAATGTTTCTATATCTAATACTACACATGCAATTGCAGTTGAAACTGATGAGTTAGCTAAACTTATTGTTACAGTTACAAATGAAAAAGAGTTTAGAGGTAAAAATGATTTGAAAGCAAAAATTTCAAATTATGAAACACCAAAAGTTACTATACCTGCAAAAAAAGTAGAAGTGAAAAAAACAGAAGTAAAAAAAGTGGAAAAGCCTTCTGATACAAAAAAAGAAGTAAAACGTGAAGATAGTTCTAAAATAGAATCTAAACCTAAAGTTGAAATAATCAAAAGTCAAAGTTCTTCTGATGATGAATGGGAAAGTTTCTAA